The proteins below come from a single Saccharophagus degradans 2-40 genomic window:
- a CDS encoding DUF1853 family protein: MPNFDSFTYRTAPWENFKHPLVRDIVWLLASPALLSGASHNQIAPTLAPFNQPLCNAALSWLTELEHNPSLFGDLNRSNFRRLGLYAEALFAFICSKPTPFHSFTLLAKNLQIEKLGKTYGELDFLLRSNSNQIHHLEMAVKFYLYHPQTPLPDSQTNPFYRGANRLIGPNRKDRLDLKLKRMQEHQLPIVRTPEAKQAFLNANLLVNALSSHLLINGRIFLPGHKSETHTNSQLQHTPLASFLNDNISTGIWLPLSEFEQYAQAKSCDIRWIVLRKLDWLAGPAADDQLLAYAMSYEDIQTRMNIGGDLDFTLPILLQAINCEQTPEGHNITKQEQVMLVDDRWPNHL; this comes from the coding sequence ATGCCAAATTTCGACAGTTTTACCTACCGCACTGCACCTTGGGAAAACTTCAAACACCCTTTAGTTAGAGATATTGTTTGGCTTTTAGCCAGCCCAGCGTTACTTAGCGGGGCCTCTCACAACCAAATTGCACCAACGCTAGCGCCGTTTAATCAACCACTTTGTAACGCTGCCCTCAGCTGGCTAACCGAGCTTGAGCACAACCCATCTCTTTTTGGCGACCTAAACCGGTCGAATTTTCGACGCTTAGGCTTATATGCAGAAGCGCTATTTGCGTTTATTTGCAGTAAACCTACGCCTTTTCATAGCTTTACACTTTTGGCCAAAAACCTACAAATAGAAAAGTTAGGCAAAACCTACGGTGAACTGGACTTTCTATTGCGCTCAAACAGCAATCAAATTCACCACTTAGAAATGGCGGTAAAATTTTACCTTTATCACCCGCAAACACCTCTACCAGATTCACAAACCAACCCATTCTATCGCGGAGCGAACAGGTTAATTGGGCCAAACCGAAAAGATAGGCTCGACCTAAAACTAAAACGCATGCAAGAACATCAGCTACCCATTGTACGCACCCCTGAAGCCAAGCAAGCTTTTTTAAATGCAAACCTATTAGTAAATGCACTTTCATCGCACTTACTAATTAATGGCAGAATATTTCTACCCGGCCATAAAAGTGAAACGCACACCAATTCACAACTGCAACACACACCGTTAGCATCATTTTTGAACGACAATATTAGCACCGGCATTTGGTTGCCACTTTCGGAGTTTGAGCAATATGCACAAGCAAAAAGTTGCGATATTAGGTGGATAGTACTTAGAAAATTAGATTGGCTAGCGGGGCCAGCGGCAGACGACCAGCTACTCGCGTACGCAATGAGCTATGAAGATATACAAACTAGAATGAATATTGGCGGTGATTTAGATTTCACACTGCCCATTTTGCTACAAGCAATTAACTGCGAACAAACACCTGAAGGACACAACATTACAAAACAAGAACAAGTTATGCTGGTAGACGACCGCTGGCCCAACCACCTTTAA
- a CDS encoding NAD(+) kinase codes for MSQFSCVGLIGRLDSDNAAYSLRRLISFLAKQNIEVMLDEETAEFYTENELEIVSRETLAKRCDLIIVVGGDGSLLSAARAFAGKPVKLLGINRGRLGFLTDISPDEIEYKVGEVLAGKYVSESRFLLHSQLYRGEELISEAVALNDVVMHPGQFIRMIEFELYINDEFVYRQRSDGLIISSPTGATAYALSCGGPIMHPSLDAIVLVPMNPHTLSSRPIVVHGSSRIRLLIAKDNHLSPHITNDGQTHVVTKPGDEVVVTKSPDLLELIHPTDHNFYETCRSKLGWASHTGGC; via the coding sequence ATGAGTCAATTTTCATGTGTGGGTTTGATCGGTCGTTTAGATAGTGATAACGCCGCTTACTCGTTGCGACGCCTAATTAGTTTTTTGGCAAAGCAAAATATTGAAGTCATGCTCGATGAAGAAACGGCTGAGTTTTACACCGAAAATGAGCTTGAAATAGTATCGCGAGAAACACTAGCCAAGCGCTGCGACCTCATTATTGTGGTGGGTGGTGACGGCAGTTTACTCTCTGCGGCACGTGCGTTTGCGGGTAAGCCCGTTAAATTGTTGGGTATAAACCGCGGTCGTTTGGGGTTTCTCACCGATATTAGCCCCGATGAAATTGAGTATAAAGTAGGCGAAGTGCTAGCCGGCAAGTATGTGTCTGAAAGCCGGTTCTTGCTGCATTCTCAGCTTTATCGCGGTGAGGAGTTGATATCTGAGGCGGTGGCATTAAACGATGTGGTAATGCACCCAGGGCAGTTTATTCGCATGATTGAGTTTGAGTTGTACATAAACGATGAGTTCGTTTACAGGCAACGCTCAGATGGCTTGATTATCTCATCGCCAACGGGTGCTACCGCTTATGCGCTTAGTTGCGGCGGGCCAATAATGCACCCCAGCCTAGATGCTATTGTACTTGTGCCCATGAACCCGCACACGCTTAGCAGTCGACCTATAGTTGTACATGGGTCTAGCAGAATCCGTTTGCTCATTGCAAAAGATAATCACCTAAGCCCACATATCACCAACGATGGTCAAACGCATGTGGTGACAAAGCCGGGTGACGAAGTGGTAGTAACAAAATCGCCAGATTTACTTGAGTTAATTCATCCAACAGACCATAACTTTTATGAAACTTGCCGCTCTAAACTGGGTTGGGCAAGCCATACGGGTGGTTGTTAA
- a CDS encoding metallophosphoesterase: MPASKEHTRDINGPASQLELGQGYDIIGDIHGCAYTLEKLLVKMGYEKQDGVYKHQHRKAIFLGDIVDRGPHIREALHLVKNMVDAGYAYCIMGNHEYNAIAYTTAIDMADDDTGEKQFVREHNARNNRQISETLTQFAAYPEEWRTFLDWFLTLPLYLEFDDFRVVHACWDQQLIDALVDLTGGAKATPELVRESFNPNSLAGRIFDRLTRGTGLPLPEGRTIKGSDGYIRRIFRTKFWAHNPTTYKDVVFQPDPLPEDLIDFPLNPDQQASLLSYADDLPPIFVGHYWLQGRPRPIKPNIACLDYSAVKYGRLVAYRFCGEQRLSEDKFEWVYVDP; encoded by the coding sequence ATGCCAGCCAGTAAAGAGCATACTCGCGATATAAATGGCCCCGCTTCGCAGCTCGAGCTGGGGCAGGGCTACGATATTATTGGTGATATACACGGCTGCGCCTATACCTTAGAAAAGCTCTTAGTGAAAATGGGCTATGAGAAACAAGATGGGGTATATAAGCACCAGCACCGTAAAGCGATTTTTCTGGGCGATATTGTAGATAGGGGGCCGCACATTCGCGAGGCCCTGCATTTGGTTAAAAACATGGTAGACGCCGGTTACGCATACTGCATTATGGGTAACCATGAATACAACGCCATTGCATACACCACTGCCATAGATATGGCCGACGATGATACCGGCGAGAAACAATTTGTGCGCGAACACAACGCCCGCAACAACCGCCAAATATCCGAAACGCTTACCCAGTTTGCGGCATACCCAGAAGAGTGGCGCACCTTTTTAGATTGGTTCTTAACTCTGCCGCTATATTTAGAGTTCGACGATTTTCGCGTGGTGCACGCCTGTTGGGATCAGCAGCTAATCGACGCCTTAGTTGATCTTACTGGCGGTGCAAAAGCGACTCCTGAGCTGGTTCGTGAGTCGTTCAACCCCAACAGTTTGGCAGGTAGGATATTTGATAGGCTTACTCGTGGCACGGGCTTACCATTGCCTGAAGGCCGAACTATTAAAGGGAGTGACGGCTATATCCGCCGTATTTTTCGCACTAAGTTTTGGGCGCATAACCCAACCACCTACAAAGATGTTGTATTTCAACCAGATCCGTTGCCAGAAGACTTAATCGACTTCCCCTTGAATCCAGACCAGCAGGCCTCACTATTAAGCTATGCAGATGATCTTCCGCCCATCTTTGTGGGGCATTACTGGTTGCAGGGCAGGCCTAGGCCCATAAAGCCCAACATTGCCTGCTTAGATTACAGTGCTGTTAAATATGGGCGTTTAGTGGCTTATCGATTTTGTGGTGAGCAACGTTTATCGGAAGATAAGTTCGAATGGGTGTATGTTGACCCCTAA
- a CDS encoding rhomboid family intramembrane serine protease, which translates to MASDWFKIAEFPKSKDLSHLEAYLAHQQVEYKIESLGSQNVLLYKKASDINSFKMFLNAVNQGVIDINAPASEVSRALASAAKPSVKASGGDARRETISIDMALAKSNAEKQAGQVEETEFAQLDTHQRDAAFSAVNMLLIKAPARLWLSILFIALGVAGFYVQELFLNTSLFHSLTFLPLEKAVASGQPWRILTPAFLHFGLLHIVFNALWLWILGGRLELFLGRGLYLGLFVFTALVSNYTQFFMEPRGIFGGLSGVVYGYLGALLVLNRTYKSPLIYIMPSLAGMMLLFLGLGVLGIIDNFMEGKVANGAHIGGLVAGVIFGLVLTQLRKTGVKSSN; encoded by the coding sequence ATGGCGAGCGACTGGTTTAAAATAGCCGAATTCCCCAAGAGTAAAGATCTTTCCCACCTAGAAGCGTATTTAGCGCACCAGCAGGTGGAGTACAAAATTGAATCGCTAGGCTCGCAAAATGTACTGTTGTACAAAAAGGCGAGTGATATCAACAGCTTTAAGATGTTCTTGAACGCGGTTAATCAAGGTGTTATCGATATAAACGCGCCAGCTTCCGAGGTGAGCCGCGCGCTGGCGAGCGCGGCCAAGCCCAGCGTAAAGGCAAGTGGTGGCGATGCTCGGCGTGAGACGATATCAATCGATATGGCATTAGCTAAATCAAATGCAGAAAAGCAAGCAGGTCAAGTTGAAGAAACAGAGTTCGCCCAGCTAGATACTCATCAACGCGACGCGGCGTTTTCTGCCGTAAACATGCTATTAATTAAAGCGCCGGCTCGACTCTGGCTATCTATTTTATTTATTGCATTAGGTGTGGCTGGGTTTTATGTGCAAGAGCTTTTTTTAAATACCTCGCTGTTTCACAGCCTGACTTTTCTGCCGTTAGAAAAGGCCGTTGCGAGTGGCCAGCCTTGGCGCATACTTACCCCAGCTTTTCTACATTTTGGTTTATTACACATAGTTTTTAATGCGCTGTGGCTATGGATTTTGGGCGGCCGATTAGAACTTTTTTTAGGACGTGGGCTGTATTTAGGTTTATTTGTGTTCACGGCGTTAGTGTCGAATTACACACAGTTTTTTATGGAGCCAAGAGGTATTTTTGGCGGTTTGTCGGGTGTTGTATACGGCTATTTAGGGGCGCTGCTTGTACTTAACCGCACCTATAAAAGCCCGCTAATTTACATAATGCCAAGCTTAGCGGGCATGATGCTGTTGTTTTTAGGCCTAGGAGTACTCGGCATTATCGACAATTTTATGGAAGGCAAAGTGGCAAACGGCGCACACATTGGCGGGTTGGTTGCCGGTGTGATATTTGGGTTGGTGCTAACGCAATTGCGCAAAACAGGCGTGAAAAGTAGTAATTAA
- a CDS encoding YeaC family protein, translated as MRTEDMLAAVTPPVYEQFKRAIELGKWPDGRVLTQEQKQTCMQAVIAYEHAHVPENERVGYVPPKAEPCATDHDHDEPAPLKWKTDEEQ; from the coding sequence ATGCGAACAGAAGATATGTTGGCGGCGGTAACGCCACCGGTTTATGAACAATTTAAACGCGCTATAGAGTTGGGTAAATGGCCTGATGGCAGGGTATTAACCCAAGAGCAAAAACAAACCTGTATGCAAGCTGTTATTGCCTACGAACACGCACATGTGCCAGAGAACGAGCGAGTAGGCTATGTACCGCCTAAAGCCGAGCCATGCGCAACAGATCACGATCATGATGAGCCAGCCCCTCTAAAATGGAAAACGGATGAAGAGCAATGA
- the pepN gene encoding aminopeptidase N — protein sequence MSKSQPKTIYLKDYSAPDYFIEKTELEFDLFEADTLVRSKLTIARNTAKPAAPLVLNGQNVELVSVAINGEVLSASDYTVDDVSLTISNLPDTFIFECVTKIQPQDNTSLEGLYKSRTMFCTQCEAEGFRKITYYLDRPDVMSVFTTKVIADKQKFPVLLSNGNEVGAGELDGGRHWVEWNDPFKKPAYLFALVAGDLINVDSHFTTQSGREILLRIFIEPKDKNKCDYAMQALKNAMRWDEDVYGREYDLDIFMIVAVDDFNMGAMENKGLNIFNTSCVLASPETTTDAGYQRVEGVVAHEYFHNWSGNRVTCRDWFQLSLKEGFTVFRDEEFSADMGSPTVKRVEDVSMLRSMQFAEDAGPMAHPVQPSSFIEISNFYTLTVYEKGAEVVRMIRTLIGAEQFRKGSDLYFERHDGQAVTIEDFVAAMADASGRDFSLFMNWYKQAGTPKLSAKGDYNAANKTFSLTLSQSCPPTPESQTKQPFHIPVAVALLGKEGALKLSLQGDVQASISADQQEAVLELTSSSQTFVFENVDEPPVPSLLRGFSAPVKLAYNYSREELGRIITLETDGFCRWDASQQYALLVIADVMAALVNEPAPAVDESLIEAYRTVLTNDALDPAMIALMLSLPSEDYIGDQQAIVDVDTIHHARNRVVRKIALSLHAEFLACYNKIHQELSAAPYSPDATSIAKRSLKNKALAYLVETGKPEAIELCKAQFEQSDNMTDTMAALTALVHSPKAAIADLKAACLAQAYGKWKEESLAVNQWFAVQATSPVPGALAVVESLMQHEAFDIRNPNKLRAVIGGFAMRNSINFHDRSGSGYAFLADQIIKLDSQNPQVASRLLTPLTRWKKYDEKRQQLMRDALQRILDKPGLSPDVYEVVTKSMVK from the coding sequence ATGAGCAAAAGTCAGCCTAAAACAATTTACCTAAAAGATTATAGTGCTCCAGATTACTTTATCGAAAAAACTGAACTCGAATTCGACTTATTCGAAGCAGATACGCTGGTTCGCTCTAAATTAACCATTGCCAGAAATACTGCAAAGCCCGCTGCGCCGTTGGTGCTGAATGGCCAAAATGTGGAATTGGTGAGCGTTGCGATAAACGGCGAAGTATTAAGCGCGAGTGATTATACGGTTGACGATGTTTCGCTAACCATTAGCAACCTGCCAGATACGTTTATATTCGAATGTGTTACTAAAATACAGCCGCAAGATAACACGTCGTTAGAAGGGCTATATAAATCTAGAACTATGTTTTGCACCCAGTGCGAAGCCGAAGGCTTTAGAAAAATAACCTATTACTTAGACCGCCCCGATGTAATGAGCGTATTCACTACCAAAGTAATAGCAGATAAACAAAAGTTCCCAGTGTTACTTTCAAACGGTAACGAAGTAGGGGCTGGTGAATTGGACGGTGGTAGGCATTGGGTAGAGTGGAATGACCCATTTAAAAAGCCTGCTTATTTGTTCGCCCTCGTTGCAGGCGATTTAATCAATGTAGATTCGCATTTTACTACTCAGTCTGGGCGAGAAATTTTGTTGCGAATTTTTATCGAACCCAAAGATAAAAATAAATGTGACTACGCCATGCAGGCCCTTAAAAATGCAATGCGCTGGGATGAAGATGTATATGGCCGCGAATACGATCTAGATATTTTTATGATAGTGGCCGTAGACGACTTCAATATGGGCGCAATGGAAAATAAAGGCCTGAATATTTTCAATACGTCGTGCGTATTAGCTAGCCCAGAAACCACCACGGATGCAGGCTATCAGCGTGTTGAAGGCGTGGTGGCTCACGAATATTTTCACAACTGGTCCGGCAACCGCGTAACCTGTCGCGATTGGTTTCAGCTAAGCTTAAAAGAAGGTTTTACTGTATTTAGAGACGAAGAGTTTAGCGCAGATATGGGCTCGCCTACGGTAAAACGTGTAGAAGATGTTTCCATGTTGCGCAGCATGCAGTTTGCTGAAGATGCAGGGCCAATGGCTCACCCCGTTCAGCCATCGTCATTTATAGAGATTTCTAACTTTTATACGCTTACCGTATACGAAAAAGGTGCTGAAGTTGTACGTATGATTCGCACCTTAATTGGTGCGGAGCAATTTCGCAAAGGCTCAGATCTATACTTTGAAAGGCACGACGGCCAAGCGGTAACCATTGAAGACTTTGTAGCGGCAATGGCAGATGCATCTGGCCGTGACTTTAGCTTGTTTATGAATTGGTACAAGCAGGCCGGTACACCAAAACTAAGTGCTAAAGGTGATTACAACGCTGCCAATAAAACGTTTTCGTTAACGTTAAGTCAATCTTGCCCACCAACCCCAGAAAGCCAAACCAAACAGCCATTTCATATTCCTGTTGCTGTGGCATTGTTGGGCAAAGAGGGTGCGCTTAAGCTGTCGTTACAAGGTGATGTGCAAGCTTCCATAAGTGCAGACCAACAAGAAGCCGTGCTAGAACTTACAAGTAGTTCGCAAACATTTGTTTTCGAAAATGTTGATGAGCCGCCCGTACCTTCACTGTTGCGCGGCTTTTCGGCGCCGGTGAAACTTGCCTACAATTATAGCCGTGAAGAATTAGGCAGAATCATTACCTTAGAAACAGACGGCTTCTGCCGCTGGGATGCAAGCCAACAATATGCGTTACTAGTGATTGCCGATGTGATGGCAGCACTGGTTAATGAGCCTGCGCCAGCAGTGGATGAAAGTTTAATAGAAGCGTATCGCACAGTGCTTACCAACGATGCGCTCGACCCCGCAATGATTGCATTAATGCTTAGTTTGCCGTCGGAAGATTATATTGGTGATCAGCAAGCAATTGTCGATGTGGATACCATTCACCATGCGCGCAATCGCGTAGTGCGAAAAATTGCACTTAGTTTGCACGCAGAGTTTTTAGCTTGTTACAACAAGATTCACCAGGAGCTTAGTGCTGCTCCATACAGCCCCGACGCAACAAGTATTGCTAAGCGCAGTCTTAAAAATAAAGCGTTGGCCTACTTGGTTGAGACTGGTAAGCCCGAAGCTATCGAGTTGTGTAAAGCGCAGTTTGAACAATCGGATAACATGACCGATACCATGGCAGCATTAACGGCCCTTGTGCATTCGCCCAAGGCAGCAATTGCAGACCTGAAAGCGGCCTGTTTAGCACAAGCCTATGGCAAGTGGAAAGAAGAGAGCTTGGCAGTAAACCAATGGTTTGCCGTGCAAGCAACAAGCCCTGTGCCTGGCGCGTTGGCGGTAGTTGAAAGCCTTATGCAGCACGAGGCATTTGATATTCGCAATCCCAATAAATTGCGCGCGGTTATCGGTGGTTTTGCTATGCGTAATTCTATTAACTTTCACGATCGCAGTGGCAGTGGTTACGCTTTCTTGGCGGATCAAATCATTAAATTAGATTCGCAAAACCCGCAGGTGGCTTCGCGCTTGTTAACACCGCTTACCCGCTGGAAAAAATACGACGAAAAACGGCAACAACTTATGCGTGATGCTTTACAGCGCATATTAGATAAGCCTGGTTTGTCTCCCGATGTATACGAGGTGGTAACCAAAAGTATGGTCAAATAA
- a CDS encoding cytochrome b, whose translation MALKNSASSYGYIAVGLHWLVAAGVLGLFGLGIWMVDLTYYDSWYKTAPDLHRSIGVIVVTLMVLRLVWRLANPPPRPLASHSFWERRIAHLAHALLYALVISMFFSGYFITTAKGQALYVFEVFSLPAIITDVEGLEDVAGVIHEWVAYTIIAIVCLHVAGALKHHFVDRDSTLRRMLGMTPKKV comes from the coding sequence ATGGCATTAAAAAATAGTGCATCGTCTTACGGATACATTGCTGTTGGCCTACATTGGTTGGTAGCTGCCGGTGTGTTGGGTTTATTTGGCTTGGGTATTTGGATGGTAGACCTCACTTATTACGACAGCTGGTACAAAACCGCACCAGATCTACATCGCAGTATTGGGGTAATTGTTGTTACGTTAATGGTATTGCGCTTAGTGTGGCGACTCGCTAACCCGCCTCCTAGACCCTTGGCTAGCCATAGCTTTTGGGAGCGCCGAATAGCACACTTGGCCCATGCACTTTTGTACGCACTTGTTATATCTATGTTTTTTAGTGGTTATTTTATTACAACGGCAAAGGGGCAGGCGCTTTATGTTTTTGAGGTGTTTTCTTTGCCGGCAATAATTACAGATGTAGAAGGCTTGGAAGATGTAGCAGGCGTAATACACGAATGGGTGGCTTATACCATTATTGCTATTGTGTGCTTACATGTGGCGGGTGCGTTAAAACATCATTTTGTTGATCGCGATAGCACGCTGCGACGAATGTTAGGCATGACCCCCAAAAAAGTTTGA
- a CDS encoding YceI family protein: MTLRKQVKKWVAGLAVVSMATASSSLVQAAPETYTIDTKGAHAFVQFRVKHLGYSWLYGRFNDFSGDFVYDAENPAANKVNVVLNMASVDSAHAERDKHIRSGDFFEVDKYKQATFASTSYKKIDDSKGMLTGDLTLFGKTKSISFEVEHVGGGADPWGGYRQGFEGKVVINPADWGKDFSKKLGPALTEVELTLSVEGIRQK; encoded by the coding sequence ATGACATTACGTAAGCAAGTTAAGAAGTGGGTTGCAGGGCTAGCGGTGGTTTCAATGGCAACTGCGTCATCTTCATTGGTTCAGGCTGCGCCAGAAACCTACACTATCGATACTAAAGGTGCGCACGCATTTGTTCAGTTTAGAGTTAAGCACTTAGGTTATAGCTGGTTGTATGGTCGCTTTAATGACTTTTCTGGTGATTTTGTTTACGACGCAGAAAACCCTGCGGCGAATAAAGTGAATGTTGTGTTGAACATGGCCAGTGTCGATTCAGCACATGCCGAGCGCGACAAGCATATTCGCTCTGGTGATTTTTTCGAGGTAGACAAGTACAAGCAGGCGACATTTGCGAGTACCTCATACAAGAAAATCGATGACAGCAAAGGCATGCTTACCGGCGATTTAACCTTATTTGGCAAAACTAAATCTATTAGCTTTGAAGTAGAGCATGTAGGTGGTGGTGCAGACCCATGGGGTGGTTATCGTCAAGGTTTTGAAGGTAAGGTAGTTATCAACCCAGCCGACTGGGGTAAAGATTTCAGCAAAAAACTTGGCCCCGCGCTGACTGAAGTTGAGTTAACCCTTTCTGTTGAAGGTATTCGTCAGAAATAA
- a CDS encoding ceramidase domain-containing protein, translating into MSTLDYRILLIGGICILAIVAALFAPPIAQDLNYHLFSDTHTYFGIPHFWNTVSNAPFLLVGAYGLHKLTHNKLNVAAELRAALYIFYTGVLFVGLGSGYYHLNPNNVTLVWDRLPMTIGFMALFCVVIAEYIAVKPAKALLAPLILGGIASVAYWYTTETHQQGDLRPYALVQFLPMLVIPLILLTYKHPFNHAKGYWWLITCYGVAKLLEHFDPQIHGLLGFMSGHALKHVIAALGIGLFTQHLITRLTIDQTE; encoded by the coding sequence ATGAGCACGCTTGATTACCGTATATTACTAATAGGTGGCATTTGTATTTTGGCAATTGTTGCCGCGCTGTTTGCGCCACCTATTGCTCAAGATTTAAATTACCACCTATTTTCAGATACTCATACTTACTTCGGTATTCCTCACTTTTGGAATACCGTAAGTAACGCCCCCTTTTTGCTGGTAGGCGCCTACGGCTTACACAAACTCACCCACAACAAGCTAAACGTTGCCGCAGAGTTGCGCGCAGCACTTTATATATTTTATACCGGCGTTCTTTTTGTTGGCTTAGGGTCTGGCTATTATCACCTTAACCCCAACAACGTAACCCTAGTGTGGGACAGACTGCCCATGACAATAGGCTTTATGGCGCTATTTTGCGTAGTAATAGCAGAATACATTGCCGTTAAGCCCGCCAAAGCGTTACTCGCACCGCTTATTTTGGGTGGTATCGCAAGTGTGGCCTACTGGTACACTACCGAAACGCACCAACAGGGCGATTTACGCCCCTACGCATTGGTGCAGTTTTTACCTATGTTAGTTATTCCGTTAATACTGCTCACTTACAAACACCCGTTTAACCACGCCAAAGGCTATTGGTGGTTAATTACATGCTATGGTGTCGCCAAGCTACTCGAACACTTCGACCCACAAATTCACGGGTTACTTGGTTTTATGAGTGGCCATGCACTAAAACATGTTATTGCCGCATTGGGTATAGGCCTATTTACACAGCACTTAATAACGCGCTTAACAATAGATCAAACCGAATAA
- a CDS encoding BatD family protein — MHTFIYLLSSVLSAPYWSKTMPTFFKFIAATTKAFALLTLVLSSINTFASELTAEVDRNNVSTDETLTLTIRYTGNRNDHVDISELRNEFDIVSNYENNSYSIVNGRLSGFKEWTFVMRPKREGTLLIPSFRIGRNISDAIEIKVNKPVYQPSQTGQDVFIETIVDKSTAFVQEQIIVKYRLYYSVNIDFQHVDDLKIENAILEQLENTQYQTKLDNRPYNVVEFNYAVFPQASGSISVPALNWNIRAARTRSGYSQGMGRYELKRLRTEEKPIVVKPQPASFPAGATWLPASELTLDETWSANTSNLTAGNPITRTLALKSKGLMAAQLPQIVQNANSSAISIYPEAPNTSENKGALGITSQRIESMALVMNQAGEQVIPAVRIPWWDTNEDKLKYAEIPEQKVTIASSAALEKEERNKAIASQELLTPNQSAPTGATLVWLRLWQAWAILATIVSIIFFVLWRKATAPAPAAHTPTANHQLTRGAQAFSMLKKYCRENNPQLTRQQLILWAAQHWKQNPPKTLDELAARCNNPNLTGQLKLLDEILYKKEANTDWNGQVLLNALNEWLKSQAAQLSTNGNGLAPLYPN, encoded by the coding sequence ATGCATACATTTATATACTTACTAAGCTCGGTACTTTCGGCACCATACTGGAGTAAAACTATGCCAACGTTTTTTAAATTTATTGCTGCAACTACAAAGGCATTCGCTCTGTTAACCCTAGTGCTTAGCAGCATAAACACATTTGCTAGCGAGCTAACCGCCGAAGTTGATCGCAACAATGTATCAACCGACGAGACGCTAACCTTAACTATCCGCTATACGGGTAACCGCAACGACCATGTCGATATTTCAGAATTGCGAAATGAATTCGACATTGTCTCTAATTACGAGAATAACTCTTATTCCATAGTCAATGGTCGGCTATCGGGGTTCAAAGAGTGGACGTTTGTAATGCGGCCAAAACGTGAAGGCACCCTACTAATCCCCTCTTTCCGCATTGGCCGAAATATTTCCGATGCTATTGAAATAAAAGTTAATAAACCTGTATATCAGCCCAGCCAAACAGGACAAGACGTTTTTATAGAAACCATCGTCGATAAATCAACCGCTTTTGTACAAGAACAAATTATTGTTAAATACCGTTTATATTATTCAGTCAACATAGACTTTCAACACGTCGACGACTTGAAAATTGAAAACGCTATTTTAGAGCAACTTGAAAACACCCAATACCAAACTAAACTCGACAATCGCCCATACAATGTTGTTGAATTCAATTACGCTGTATTCCCACAAGCAAGCGGCTCGATTAGTGTACCGGCATTAAATTGGAATATTCGCGCTGCACGTACCCGAAGTGGCTATAGCCAAGGCATGGGCCGCTACGAACTTAAGCGATTGCGCACCGAAGAGAAGCCCATTGTAGTAAAACCTCAGCCAGCAAGCTTTCCCGCTGGCGCAACTTGGCTACCAGCAAGTGAACTAACACTTGACGAAACCTGGAGCGCTAACACCTCGAATCTTACTGCGGGCAACCCCATCACGCGTACCTTAGCGCTTAAAAGCAAAGGGTTAATGGCCGCACAATTACCGCAAATTGTGCAAAACGCTAACTCTAGCGCCATAAGCATTTACCCCGAAGCGCCCAACACGTCAGAAAACAAAGGCGCATTAGGAATAACATCCCAAAGAATTGAAAGCATGGCTTTGGTTATGAACCAAGCTGGCGAGCAAGTAATACCCGCGGTGCGTATCCCTTGGTGGGACACCAACGAAGATAAACTAAAATATGCGGAAATACCTGAGCAAAAAGTCACCATTGCAAGCTCAGCAGCTCTCGAAAAAGAAGAGCGCAACAAAGCCATCGCATCGCAAGAACTATTAACACCCAATCAAAGCGCGCCAACGGGGGCAACTTTGGTGTGGCTGCGCCTTTGGCAAGCCTGGGCAATACTGGCAACAATTGTAAGCATTATATTTTTTGTATTGTGGCGTAAGGCAACAGCACCAGCACCAGCAGCACACACTCCAACAGCCAATCACCAATTAACGAGAGGCGCACAGGCATTTTCTATGCTAAAAAAATATTGCAGAGAAAATAACCCGCAGCTTACACGCCAACAGCTAATACTCTGGGCCGCACAGCACTGGAAACAAAACCCGCCAAAAACTTTGGACGAACTAGCCGCACGCTGCAATAACCCAAATCTAACAGGGCAACTTAAACTACTAGATGAAATACTCTATAAAAAAGAAGCCAATACCGATTGGAATGGCCAAGTGTTACTTAATGCGCTAAATGAATGGCTAAAAAGCCAAGCAGCGCAATTATCAACAAACGGTAATGGGCTCGCCCCCCTCTACCCTAATTAG